In Luteimonas viscosa, the genomic window CACCGCGAGCGCGGTCAGCCACCACGTCCGCAAGCTGGAGGCGCGGCTGGGCGTGGCCCTGTTCCAGCGCCACGCCCGCGGCGTCTCGCTCACCGCCGAGGGCCGGCACCTGGCCGACATCGCCGGCAACGCGATCCACGACATCGACGGCGCGATGCAGGACCTGCGCAGCCGCCGCGACGACGCGCACACGGTGCGCATCACCACCCTGCATTCGTTCGCGTACACCTGGCTGATCCCGCGGCTGCCGGGATTCGCCGCGTCGCATCCGGACATCCGCCTGCGGGTGGACACGGAGATGTCGCTCACCCGGTTCGACGATGTCGGGCCCGACCTCGGCATCCGCCATGGTCCGGGGCGCTGGCCCGGGCTCAACGCGCTGCCGCTGATGGACGAATCGCTGTTCCCGGTCGCGGCGCCGGCCCTGGCCGAGCGCGAAGACGTGCATACCGCCGCCGACATCCTGCGCCTGCCGCTGGTGGCCGACCTCTCGCACCAGGGCTGGCACGACTGGTTCCGCGCCAACGGCGTGCACGGCGCCCGCATCGACGAGCGCTTCGTGTTCAGCGACAGCACCGACATGCTGCGCGCGGCATCGATCGGACTGGGCGCCGCGCTGGCGCGCGAGCGCATCGTCGCGCCGTGGCTCGGCAGCGGGCAGCTGGTACGCCTGCCGGGGGAGGAGATGGCGGGACGCTACGCCTACCACATCGTCTATCCGGCCCACCGCCGTCCGCGGCCGGCGGTGCGGCGGGTGATCGACTGGCTGGCTTCGCAGCCGACCGCGACCGCGCTCGCCACCGCACCTGCCCGCAGGCGCCGCCGCTGATGGATGACGCGTCCGCGGCGTGCGTGCATGCTGCCCCTCTCCCCCCCGCCGCCTCCCGGTTCCGATGACGCCCGCCGCCAAGGCCCACTGGCAGATCCACCTGTGCGTGCTGCTGTGGGGCTTCACCGCCATCCTCGGCAAGCTGATCACGTTGCCTGCGCTGCCGCTGGTGTGGTGGCGCATGGGGCTGGTGGTGCTGGCCCTGCTGCTGGTGCCGCGCGTGTGGCGTGGCCTGCGTGCGATGCCGGGCAGGCTGCTGCTGGCCTATGCCGGCGTCGGCGTGCTGGTGGCGCTGCACTGGCTCACGTTCTACGGCGCGATCAAGCTGGCCAACGCGTCGGTCGCCGCCACCTGCATGGCCTTCGCC contains:
- a CDS encoding LysR substrate-binding domain-containing protein; the protein is MALRSDWLPALAAFESAARHQNFAHAAEELHLTASAVSHHVRKLEARLGVALFQRHARGVSLTAEGRHLADIAGNAIHDIDGAMQDLRSRRDDAHTVRITTLHSFAYTWLIPRLPGFAASHPDIRLRVDTEMSLTRFDDVGPDLGIRHGPGRWPGLNALPLMDESLFPVAAPALAEREDVHTAADILRLPLVADLSHQGWHDWFRANGVHGARIDERFVFSDSTDMLRAASIGLGAALARERIVAPWLGSGQLVRLPGEEMAGRYAYHIVYPAHRRPRPAVRRVIDWLASQPTATALATAPARRRRR